The Methanooceanicella nereidis genome window below encodes:
- a CDS encoding DUF998 domain-containing protein yields the protein MAVFLIFSVFTLTSIALFPDGFSPFENWISDLGNSEYNPSGSMIFNIGCMITGISMALFFIGLKRHYTTEKNKRNMTLTLAMGLFSSFSLIMIGIFSEDYPQEHTLWSGIFFVALIIFMILANITLMKHKGFFKPIGYYAFVIIMLDLALIVTKVMGMKVPILEWLTVFASIIWILLLAYNIHIGKPSVHQA from the coding sequence TTGGCAGTATTTCTCATATTTTCTGTATTTACGCTCACCTCTATCGCCTTATTCCCCGATGGGTTCAGCCCTTTTGAGAACTGGATAAGCGACCTGGGGAATTCTGAGTATAATCCGTCAGGATCCATGATATTTAATATCGGGTGCATGATCACGGGGATCTCTATGGCGCTATTCTTTATCGGGCTAAAAAGACATTATACTACGGAAAAGAATAAAAGAAACATGACACTGACACTTGCCATGGGCCTGTTTTCATCGTTCTCGCTTATAATGATCGGGATATTCTCCGAAGACTACCCGCAAGAACATACGCTATGGTCAGGGATATTTTTCGTGGCATTGATCATTTTTATGATATTGGCGAACATAACGTTGATGAAACATAAGGGATTTTTTAAGCCTATCGGCTATTATGCCTTTGTCATCATAATGCTGGACCTTGCCCTTATAGTAACAAAAGTCATGGGAATGAAAGTGCCGATACTCGAGTGGCTGACAGTCTTCGCTTCGATCATATGGATACTGCTTCTCGCCTATAACATTCATATCGGTAAGCCATCGGTACATCAAGCATGA